Proteins encoded together in one Peribacillus asahii window:
- a CDS encoding M23 family metallopeptidase has translation MREEEKKSTSKFRRILKKRWALPAIYISSAALILALVFIVQNSFNNSASPDKVEDSAQSGENYDEPAVEVNSSLESIQMPVKDVASTVVKKPFYDVNADEKAQEEALVSYDNRYEPNKGIDIAQKDGKAFDVVAALSGIVTKVQEDALLGNVIEVEHEDGVVTRYQAVTDIQVAVGDQVKQGQAIATAGKSQINEDAGTHVHFEIRKDKVAVNPSDYEGKQASSIQTESVSSDDEEVEAEPEPKEDTKEEPSQEENSNSNEADEQPVQ, from the coding sequence ATGAGAGAGGAAGAAAAGAAATCTACTTCCAAATTCCGACGTATTCTGAAAAAACGTTGGGCGTTACCAGCAATCTACATTTCAAGTGCAGCTCTTATCCTAGCCTTGGTATTTATCGTTCAAAATAGCTTCAACAACTCAGCTAGTCCTGATAAGGTAGAGGATTCAGCACAATCAGGTGAAAATTACGATGAGCCTGCAGTTGAAGTAAACAGCAGTCTTGAATCGATTCAAATGCCAGTGAAAGATGTTGCGAGTACTGTCGTAAAGAAGCCATTCTATGATGTGAATGCTGATGAAAAAGCACAGGAAGAAGCATTGGTTTCTTATGATAACCGCTATGAGCCAAACAAAGGAATTGATATCGCACAAAAAGATGGAAAAGCCTTTGATGTAGTAGCTGCTTTAAGTGGCATTGTAACAAAAGTGCAAGAAGATGCTTTATTAGGAAATGTCATTGAAGTAGAGCATGAAGATGGTGTTGTAACACGTTATCAAGCTGTTACAGACATTCAAGTTGCGGTTGGAGATCAAGTGAAGCAAGGGCAAGCAATTGCTACTGCAGGAAAAAGTCAAATCAATGAAGACGCAGGTACACATGTTCACTTTGAAATCCGCAAAGATAAAGTTGCAGTAAATCCAAGTGATTACGAAGGTAAGCAAGCTTCTTCTATTCAAACAGAATCTGTATCTTCAGATGATGAAGAAGTAGAAGCAGAACCAGAACCAAAAGAAGATACAAAAGAAGAGCCAAGTCAAGAAGAGAACAGCAATTCAAACGAAGCAGACGAACAACCAGTACAATAA
- the spoIID gene encoding stage II sporulation protein D, with product MKALKPMFMLVVVVIVVIILLPAMLVLPFSNDTTFGKLTENIEQKATNEQSKEKMKEPAVEVAVLRTTSKQVQKLPLESYLIGVVAAEMPVHFEKEALKAQALTARTYIVNQLIQGDRTGLPANADVSDGENHQVYKSDQELKELWGSQYKQNLQKIKGAVQETAGQILTYDDDPITATFFSTSNGYTENSEEYWKAAYPYLKSVSSPWDTESPKFYNKVVMTVADFEQKLGVNVPSGTEIGTVVERTAGKRVGVVRINGKELTGKQIREKLHLMSSDFSWERQGNQIIITTKGYGHGVGMSQYGANGMAQEGKSYKDIVKYYYKGVTVQSSNKWVNTLTVKK from the coding sequence TTGAAAGCACTTAAACCGATGTTCATGCTAGTAGTCGTTGTAATCGTCGTGATCATCCTCCTTCCAGCTATGCTTGTGCTTCCGTTTTCCAATGATACAACGTTTGGAAAATTAACGGAAAATATTGAACAAAAGGCAACGAATGAACAAAGTAAGGAGAAGATGAAAGAGCCGGCTGTCGAAGTAGCTGTGCTTCGAACAACGTCTAAGCAAGTTCAAAAATTACCGCTTGAATCGTATTTAATTGGTGTCGTTGCAGCTGAAATGCCCGTTCACTTTGAAAAAGAAGCGCTGAAAGCTCAAGCATTAACAGCTAGAACGTATATTGTCAACCAGCTCATTCAAGGAGACCGAACAGGGTTACCAGCTAATGCAGATGTAAGTGACGGTGAAAACCACCAAGTGTATAAAAGCGATCAAGAGCTAAAAGAGTTATGGGGCTCTCAGTATAAACAGAACCTTCAAAAGATAAAGGGAGCTGTACAGGAGACAGCGGGGCAGATTTTAACATATGATGATGATCCTATTACAGCTACTTTTTTTTCCACGAGTAACGGATATACGGAAAACTCTGAAGAATATTGGAAAGCTGCTTATCCTTATTTAAAGAGTGTTTCAAGCCCTTGGGATACAGAATCTCCGAAATTTTATAACAAAGTCGTGATGACAGTGGCAGATTTTGAACAAAAATTAGGTGTGAATGTTCCGAGTGGGACAGAAATTGGAACAGTTGTTGAACGGACAGCAGGGAAGAGAGTAGGAGTTGTAAGAATTAACGGAAAAGAATTAACAGGGAAGCAAATTCGGGAAAAACTACATTTAATGTCCTCCGATTTTAGCTGGGAACGTCAAGGTAATCAAATTATCATTACGACAAAAGGGTATGGCCACGGAGTAGGAATGAGCCAATATGGAGCGAACGGCATGGCTCAGGAAGGAAAAAGCTATAAAGACATCGTAAAGTATTATTATAAAGGGGTTACGGTTCAGTCATCAAACAAGTGGGTGAATACGCTAACAGTAAAAAAATAA
- a CDS encoding VanZ family protein, which translates to MQKAFRVTLTLLPLIYMIAIWVMSSMPDDTFIELPSSATDRFVKEALHLVAFAILYMLFVAAFAANHKLTASLSLLAAIAASLYGIVDEIHQSFVPARSATLIDVVKDIIGVLAAYFHVQYHYFKRKRGFLTIIEKLTDKK; encoded by the coding sequence ATGCAGAAAGCTTTTCGCGTTACGTTGACGCTATTACCGCTCATTTATATGATTGCCATTTGGGTCATGTCGAGCATGCCGGATGATACGTTTATTGAGTTGCCTTCATCGGCCACAGATCGCTTCGTAAAAGAGGCACTTCACTTAGTTGCCTTCGCCATTTTGTATATGCTGTTTGTGGCCGCTTTTGCTGCCAACCACAAGTTAACAGCTAGTTTGAGCTTGCTGGCTGCGATTGCCGCTAGCCTGTATGGAATTGTTGATGAAATCCATCAATCATTTGTGCCGGCGCGTTCTGCTACACTGATTGATGTCGTTAAAGATATCATCGGAGTGCTTGCTGCTTATTTCCACGTTCAATATCACTATTTCAAGCGTAAGCGAGGCTTCTTAACCATTATTGAAAAATTAACCGACAAAAAATAA
- the murA gene encoding UDP-N-acetylglucosamine 1-carboxyvinyltransferase: MEKIIVRGGKRLSGTVKVEGAKNAVLPVLAATLLASDGKSIIHDVPTLSDVYTINEVLRNLNAEVAFHNNQVTVDASKELLEEAPFEYVRKMRASVLVMGSLLARTGRARVALPGGCAIGSRPIDQHLKGFEAMGAKVKVGNGFIDAEVEGGLKGARVYLDFPSVGATENIMMAATLAEGTTILENVAKEPEIVDLANLLNKMGAKVKGAGTATIKIEGVKKLYGAEHTIIPDRIEAGTFMTAAAITRGNVLVKGAVPEHLTSLIAKMVEMGVEITEEEDGLRVIGPEKLKAVDIKTMPHPGFPTDMQSQMMALLLRAEGTGMITETVFENRFMHVEEFRRMNANIKIEGRSVITNGPSDLQGAEVAATDLRAAAALILTGLVADGITRVTELKHLDRGYVNFHGKLAALGADIERVTEVTPTETVALDINA; the protein is encoded by the coding sequence TTGGAAAAAATCATTGTCCGCGGCGGAAAACGGCTTAGCGGAACAGTTAAAGTAGAAGGGGCTAAGAACGCTGTTTTGCCGGTGCTCGCTGCAACCTTATTAGCAAGCGATGGAAAAAGTATCATTCATGATGTTCCAACGCTCTCCGATGTATATACAATTAACGAAGTTTTGCGCAACTTGAATGCAGAGGTTGCCTTTCACAATAATCAAGTAACTGTAGATGCATCAAAGGAGCTTTTAGAAGAAGCGCCATTTGAATATGTACGTAAAATGCGCGCGTCTGTATTAGTAATGGGTTCACTACTTGCAAGAACTGGCCGTGCTCGTGTAGCATTGCCTGGCGGCTGTGCGATTGGTTCACGTCCAATTGATCAGCATTTAAAAGGCTTTGAAGCAATGGGAGCAAAGGTGAAGGTCGGGAACGGCTTCATTGATGCGGAAGTAGAAGGCGGATTAAAAGGTGCAAGAGTTTACCTTGACTTTCCAAGTGTAGGTGCTACAGAAAATATTATGATGGCTGCTACATTGGCTGAAGGTACAACAATTTTAGAAAACGTTGCAAAAGAACCGGAAATTGTTGATTTAGCGAACCTTTTGAATAAAATGGGAGCTAAGGTCAAAGGAGCTGGAACAGCAACGATAAAAATTGAAGGTGTCAAGAAATTATATGGTGCCGAGCATACGATTATTCCTGATCGTATTGAGGCAGGTACATTTATGACAGCGGCTGCGATTACGCGTGGAAACGTACTTGTTAAAGGAGCCGTTCCTGAACATCTAACTTCTTTGATTGCAAAGATGGTAGAAATGGGTGTTGAGATTACGGAAGAAGAGGACGGCTTACGTGTAATTGGACCAGAAAAATTAAAAGCTGTCGATATTAAAACGATGCCGCATCCAGGCTTCCCAACGGATATGCAATCACAGATGATGGCCTTGCTTCTTCGTGCAGAAGGAACAGGGATGATTACAGAAACGGTGTTCGAAAACCGTTTTATGCATGTAGAGGAATTCCGTAGAATGAATGCAAACATCAAGATTGAAGGACGTTCTGTTATTACAAATGGTCCATCTGATTTACAAGGTGCTGAAGTAGCAGCAACTGATTTACGAGCGGCTGCGGCGTTAATTTTAACAGGTCTTGTTGCAGATGGCATTACACGTGTAACAGAATTGAAGCATCTAGATCGAGGCTATGTGAATTTCCATGGTAAGTTAGCTGCACTCGGAGCTGACATCGAACGTGTGACAGAGGTAACGCCAACGGAAACGGTTGCTTTGGATATTAATGCGTAA
- a CDS encoding DUF1146 family protein, translating into MFSAIGQQALLSMIVHLCFIAVTWWALQALNFQKLLRSNAVLQARVLYILLTIAIGSVVSNFFLDYLVFAKQLPYIFNQ; encoded by the coding sequence ATGTTTTCAGCAATTGGCCAGCAAGCCTTACTCAGCATGATTGTACATCTATGTTTTATTGCAGTAACTTGGTGGGCTTTGCAAGCGTTAAACTTTCAGAAGCTTTTACGATCGAACGCGGTCTTACAAGCGAGAGTATTATATATTTTATTAACGATTGCGATTGGATCAGTTGTGAGTAATTTCTTCCTTGATTACCTAGTTTTTGCGAAACAGCTGCCATATATATTTAATCAGTAA
- a CDS encoding YwmB family TATA-box binding protein, protein MYKWNNKMLTYILFISLLVMVWGNSTTVAKDQLDIVTIAEHLEKEENVSIEEWSVFAREVNNEIATKEEFERKVHTLKQKYPDFQWSFFDEDDAWKAEATFSHESHLTESIRMVTTKEHANIVTYIIYEVKGYKWDKGYPHFLITTLEHRMNGIFMDTPSVFACMEGYISDNMNSALPAQMEKLLQRFNASEIEGVEDENFVSTSAHSTLFTQSLKNTKINMQLGLRTDGLGARTSFVIGTPIITFEY, encoded by the coding sequence ATGTATAAATGGAACAATAAAATGTTAACATACATATTATTTATCAGCCTGTTGGTGATGGTGTGGGGGAATAGTACGACGGTGGCGAAGGATCAATTAGATATTGTTACAATCGCTGAACATCTAGAAAAAGAAGAGAATGTAAGCATAGAAGAGTGGTCTGTATTTGCGAGAGAAGTAAATAACGAGATTGCTACAAAAGAAGAGTTTGAGAGAAAGGTGCATACTTTAAAACAAAAGTATCCGGACTTTCAATGGAGCTTTTTCGATGAGGATGATGCTTGGAAGGCAGAAGCAACATTCAGCCACGAATCTCATCTGACAGAATCAATCAGAATGGTTACAACAAAGGAACATGCGAACATCGTTACCTATATCATATATGAAGTAAAGGGATACAAATGGGACAAAGGATATCCCCATTTCTTAATTACAACTCTTGAACACAGGATGAATGGCATATTTATGGATACTCCTTCAGTTTTTGCTTGTATGGAAGGGTATATCAGTGATAATATGAATTCGGCTTTACCTGCACAAATGGAAAAATTGTTACAAAGATTTAATGCAAGCGAAATAGAGGGTGTAGAGGATGAGAACTTTGTTTCTACTTCTGCTCATTCTACCTTATTTACACAAAGTTTAAAGAATACTAAAATCAATATGCAACTTGGTTTACGGACAGATGGATTGGGCGCAAGGACAAGTTTTGTTATTGGCACACCCATCATTACGTTTGAATATTAA
- the nuoN gene encoding NADH-quinone oxidoreductase subunit NuoN: MDMKNVLSYEWGAMMPEFIILGTAILLSLFDLFAPRRFNRRPLAWFALIGIALAFVSLISLLPLAETSILADTFRLDSFAKASKLLLLIGAGLVIVLAASHSANDGLRDYQGEFYYLFLAALLGAMMMTSSGDLITLVVGLELLSISSYILAGMKKKNLKSNEAALKYIVMGGISTAITLFGMSYLYGLTGSTNLGEMSETMARVSDSQVLYLLGLAFFMVLVGLSFKLATAPFHMWAPDVYEGAPTPVTAFLSVISKIAGFVILLRLLLSLFLTASGDTLGTVTFLEQNRVFIAVLAGATMIIGNVLALRQQNVKRLLAYSGIAHAGYLLVAVATLGGGYFLLDTVWFYFLAYLLMNIGAFAVFQWLADANSSEQRLIFAGLAKRSPAAAVAMTIFLLSLAGIPGTAGFIGKFHIFLGALLGSTTTDYILASILLATTILSYVYYFSLLVQIFFRPASTKEAVRFPVSLMIVLLVCVVGTMIFGLAPNMALDFLHQHFGDFTDFISME, translated from the coding sequence ATGGATATGAAAAACGTGCTCTCATATGAATGGGGCGCCATGATGCCAGAATTTATAATCCTTGGGACAGCGATTCTTTTATCCTTATTTGACTTATTTGCACCGAGGCGATTCAACCGGAGGCCGCTCGCTTGGTTTGCGCTAATAGGCATTGCGCTTGCTTTCGTATCACTTATCAGTTTGCTGCCGTTAGCCGAAACGAGTATTTTAGCAGATACATTTCGTCTGGATTCTTTTGCAAAGGCCAGTAAGCTTCTTTTATTAATAGGAGCAGGTCTTGTGATTGTATTGGCGGCAAGTCATTCAGCCAATGATGGTTTACGAGACTATCAAGGAGAGTTTTATTATTTATTTTTAGCTGCTTTACTTGGTGCTATGATGATGACATCGAGCGGTGACTTAATTACGTTAGTTGTTGGGTTAGAGTTGCTGTCTATTTCTTCTTATATATTGGCAGGGATGAAGAAGAAAAACCTTAAGTCTAATGAAGCGGCATTAAAATATATAGTGATGGGCGGCATTTCAACAGCGATTACATTGTTTGGCATGAGTTATTTATATGGATTAACCGGTTCGACGAATTTAGGAGAGATGAGTGAAACGATGGCGAGAGTAAGTGATAGCCAAGTACTCTATTTACTCGGTCTAGCTTTCTTTATGGTTCTTGTCGGGTTGTCCTTTAAGCTGGCAACAGCACCGTTTCATATGTGGGCACCAGATGTGTATGAAGGCGCACCTACGCCAGTAACAGCATTTTTAAGTGTGATTTCTAAAATAGCAGGCTTTGTCATTTTGTTACGCTTGTTATTATCGCTCTTTCTTACAGCATCGGGTGACACGCTCGGAACGGTGACGTTTTTAGAGCAAAATCGCGTGTTTATTGCTGTTTTAGCTGGGGCGACGATGATTATTGGGAATGTATTAGCGTTAAGGCAGCAAAATGTGAAGAGATTACTGGCTTATTCAGGTATCGCTCATGCAGGCTACTTGTTAGTAGCAGTGGCCACATTAGGGGGCGGCTACTTTTTATTAGATACGGTTTGGTTTTACTTTCTTGCCTATTTATTGATGAATATCGGAGCCTTTGCTGTGTTTCAATGGTTAGCAGATGCAAATAGTTCGGAACAAAGGCTTATTTTTGCGGGCTTAGCGAAACGGTCTCCCGCAGCAGCGGTCGCTATGACCATTTTTCTTCTTTCATTAGCAGGCATTCCAGGAACGGCAGGGTTTATTGGAAAGTTTCATATTTTTCTAGGGGCGCTGTTAGGAAGCACGACAACGGATTATATTCTAGCTAGCATTCTATTAGCGACAACGATTCTTTCCTATGTGTATTATTTTAGTTTACTCGTTCAAATCTTTTTTCGCCCAGCTTCAACAAAAGAAGCGGTACGGTTCCCTGTTAGCTTGATGATTGTACTTCTTGTTTGTGTAGTGGGTACGATGATTTTTGGACTTGCTCCAAATATGGCATTAGATTTTCTTCATCAACATTTTGGTGACTTTACGGACTTTATCTCCATGGAGTAA
- the spoIIID gene encoding sporulation transcriptional regulator SpoIIID, which translates to MHDYIKERTIKIGKYIVETRKTVRVIAKEFGVSKSTVHKDLTERLPEINPELANEVKDILDYHKSIRHLRGGEATKLKYKRSEREEEIVK; encoded by the coding sequence GTGCACGATTACATCAAAGAAAGAACTATCAAGATAGGAAAGTATATCGTGGAAACAAGGAAAACAGTGCGTGTCATTGCAAAAGAGTTTGGTGTATCCAAAAGTACCGTTCACAAAGATTTAACCGAAAGACTTCCAGAAATCAATCCTGAATTGGCTAATGAAGTGAAGGATATATTGGATTATCATAAATCCATTCGTCACCTTAGAGGAGGCGAAGCAACCAAGCTCAAATATAAGCGCTCTGAGAGAGAGGAAGAAATTGTGAAGTAA